From the genome of Gracilinanus agilis isolate LMUSP501 chromosome 2, AgileGrace, whole genome shotgun sequence, one region includes:
- the ELL3 gene encoding RNA polymerase II elongation factor ELL3 has translation MAGPQEALSGRLRLSFPPGPRTSLLLLRFNDSALRALQDCQRIQAQPVITFQGNRGYLRLPGPGCSCLFSFIVSQCGADGPRGGLDLVRHRLGRSGPGLLQCLGPLRERITICSAVDSVPVSSLRGHQQGEGARETGSQQGSGLDTKPQPQLEEVLDPLDNNQEAQPGSSRDHRAQWVLRDQSFHPTKGPDQRSSSSSSQRHLNIKRHARPDIPEPEDKKPRGSSSPQELPSHDPQEGEWEKDECDVAHRKEHRSSAQTGPQSLLPEETPDYFLQYGAIHNAEQCHVYEKDFEADYAEYRALHAHVGAVSRRFMQLGMEIKRVQRGTPEHKVLEDKIVQEYRKFRKRCPGYKEEKQRCEYLHQKLSHIKSLILEFEKNRDS, from the exons ATGGCGGGACCACAAGAGGCTCTGAGTGGGAGGCTGCGGCTCTCTTTCCCTCCTGGTCCCCGAACCAGCCTCTTACTCCTCCGATTCAACGACTCAGCCTTGCGGGCGCTACAAGACTGTCAGAGAATACAG GCCCAGCCTGTGATCACCTTCCAAGGCAACCGAGGG TACTTGAGACTTCCCGGCCCTGGCTGTTCctgccttttctctttcataGTGTCTCAATGTGGAGCAGATGGACCAAGAGGTGGGCTGGACCTTGTGCGCCACCGCTTGGGCAG ATCTGGACCAGGACTGCTTCAGTGCTTAGGTCCTCTTCGAGAGCGAATTACCATCTGCTCTGCTGTAGATTCTGTACCAGTATCTTCACTTCGGGGACATCAACAGGGTGAAGGTGCCAGGGAAACAGGGAGCCAGCAGGGCAGTGGATTGGATACAAAACCTCAACCCCAGCTAGAAGAG GTGCTGGATCCCCTAGACAACAATCAAGAGGCCCAGCCAGGATCCTCCAGAGATCATCGGGCACAGTGGGTACTGAG GGATCAGAGTTTCCACCCCACAAAGGGGCCAGATCAGAGATCCTCTTCATCTTCCAGCCAGAGGCACTTGAACATA AAGAGACATGCCAGGCCAGACATAccagaaccagaggacaaaaagCCCAGAGGTTCAAGCTCCCCACAGGAGCTTCCCAGTCATGATCCACAAGAGGGAGAATGGGAGAAAGATGAATGTGATGTAGCTCACAGGAAGGAACACAGATCCTCAGCACAAACAG GCCCACAATCACTGCTTCCTGAAGAAACGCCAGACTACTTCCT GCAGTATGGAGCCATCCACAATGCTGAACAATGTCATGTCTATGAGAAAGATTTTGAAGCAGATTATGCGGAATACCGGGCCTTACATGCACATGTTGGGGCTGTCAGCCGGAGATTCATGCAgttaggaatggagatcaagagAGTACAACGAGGCACTCCTGAACACAAG GTGCTAGAAGATAAGATAGTCCAAGAATACAGAAAATTCAGGAAG CGGTGTCCAGGttataaggaagaaaaacagCGATGTGAGTATCTGCATCAGAAGCTGTCACACATCAAAAGCCTCATTCTGGAGTTTGAGAAGAACAGAGACAGCTGA